Proteins encoded together in one Drosophila albomicans strain 15112-1751.03 chromosome 2R, ASM965048v2, whole genome shotgun sequence window:
- the LOC117573132 gene encoding YTH domain-containing family protein isoform X3 gives MLLRDTKLKYGNPSSFNNSKRENQQINAWNSRRFFAEKINENGDDQSISQFDTRTRESVHEVKAHAAITVPKKMTWASIASQPAKLTSKTTFASSINKKKGPGMPPPPMVPGKHNLDVNVWDLPDSNPPPPLPSPPIPIELTSSDIHFSASTKEESTQSVGGRSEKDDRFEVGPSNINVCSTKSSTIGQSRKNWAPLQQQQATDARQTSGASAQPIRRIVATSTHNRYSDRRGNFTGHHRHDFEKNIKHEYNDESNPRAAAPNTPNIIEEVVADPQILLDELKDKNNYNPTEIDLDKASTARFFVIKSYSEDDIHRSIKYEIWCSTDHGNKRLDDAFKERYKEGGNILLFFSVNSSGHFCGMAQMMTSVDYNSTSSVWSQDKWRGKFKVKWIYVKDVPNGKLRHIRLENNDNKPVTYSRDTQEVQNAKGIEVLQILHSYKHTTSIFDDFSHYEKKQEEEVSSKRPIVHSTDVINQSQLSINRHFNRQQIDDRERERNVRSDSRSLAMTTTQKNSFNGGNNFRDRNSIHKSTTGPSGFSSSYSDYRRGFERENVQNDRENLFELRQHGSNRKDDHLHSYSTKSRLNKREYNTEQMKSDVRVRSELSSSRDLPKVCINP, from the exons ATGCTACTAAGAG ACACAAAGCTGAAATATGGAAATCCAAGcagttttaataattcaaagagagaaaatcaacaaataaatgcatgGAATTCAAGACGTTTTTTTGCAGAAAAG atTAATGAAAATGGCGatgatcaatcaatcagtcagttCGACACACGTACAAGGGAATCTGTCCATGAAGTTAAGGCACACGCCGCCATCACTGTCCCGAAGAAGATGACATGGGCTTCAATTGCTTCACAGCCAGCTAAACTTACTTCAAAa ACAACATTTGCCAGTTccatcaataaaaaaaaaggtccGGGTATGCCACCGCCACCAATGGTACCGGGCAAGCATAATTTAGATGTTAATGTGTGGGACTTGCCCGACAGTAATCCTCCACCTCCTTTACCATCCCCGCCGATACCCATTGAATTAACCAGTTCGGATATTCATTTTTCTGCATCGACTAAAGAAGAATCCACACAATCTGTTGGCGGACGATCTGAAAAAGATGACCGTTTTGAGGTTGGACCTAGCAACATCAATGTGTGTAGCACAAAATCGTCAACAATAGGACAATCTCGCAAAAATTGGGCACCccttcagcaacaacaagctacCGATGCACGTCAGACTAGTGGTGCATCAGCGCAGCCAATTCGACGGATTGTAGCTACAAGTACTCATAATCGATATTCAGATCGTAGGGGAAACTTCACTGGTCATCATCGACATGATTTTGAGAAAAACATTAAGCATGAATATAATGATGAAAGTAATCCAAGAGCTGCGGCGCCGAATACGCCGAATATAATAGAAGAAGTGGTTGCTGATCCGCAAATATTATTGGATGAATTAAAggacaaaaacaattataatccAACTGAAATTGATTTAGATAAAGCATCCACTGCACg cttttttgttataaaatcatattctGAAGATGATATTCATCGTAGTATAAAGTATGAGATCTGGTGCTCTACAGATCATGGTAATAAGCGATTGGATGACGCTTTTAAAGAACGATACAAAGAAGGCggtaatattttgcttttcttttcggTAAATAGCTCAGGCCACTTTTGTGGTATGGCTCAAATGATGACATCGGTAGATTATAATTCCACATCCAGCGTTTGGTCTCAAGACAAATGGAGGGGAAAGTTTAAAGTAAAATGGATATATGTCAAGGATGTGCCTAATGGAAAGCTGCGGCACATTCGTCTTGAAAATAATGACAATAAGCCAGTGACATATTCAAGAGATACACAAGAGGTGCAAAACGCAAAGGGCATTGAAGTTCTACAAATATTACACTCATATAAGCACACAACATCCATATTTGATGACTTTTCCCAttacgaaaaaaaacaagaagaggAAGTCTCATCGAAGCGTCCAATAGTTCACTCAACCGATGTCATTAATCAATCTCAATTGTCAATTAATCGTCATTTCAATCGACAACAAATCGATGACAGAGAAAGGGAGCGAAATGTCCGCAGCGACTCTCGTAGCTTAGCTATGactacaacacaaaaaaattcatttaacgGAGGTAATAATTTTCGCGATCGCAATTCTATTCATAAAAGTACTACTGGACCCAGTGGCTTCAGCTCAAGCTACAGTGACTATCGAAGAGGATTCGAGAGGGAAAATGTGCAGAATGATAgggaaaatttatttgaattacgTCAACATGGATCAAACAGAAAGGACGACCATTTACATAGCTATTCAACTAAATCAAGGCTAAATAAACGGGAATATAATACTGAACAAATGAAAAGTGATGTGCGTGTGAGATCTGAGCTATCATCATCAAGGGATTTGCCTAAAGTCTGTATTAATCCTTGA